Sequence from the Gemmatimonas sp. genome:
TGCGCATCATGGATCTGTACCCGGTGATCGAGCAGGTCGTGTGGGCGCAGGAAGAGCCGAAGAATCAGGGCGCGTGGACGTACGTGCAGCCACGTTTGCGCGCGTCGGCCGGTGCGTCGGTCGGTGTGCGCTACGTCGGTCGTCCGGAGCGCGCGAGTCCGGCGGAAGGCTACATGGACGCGCACCAGGCCGAGCAGGCGCGCATCATTGCCATGGTCATGGATACCGGCGAAGTGGCCGCGGAGCGTGCAACGATGAAGGTGGGGCAGTGAAGGCGCTTCGGCGCACCCGAATCCACCAGATGATGATGAGCGCCGCGGCTATTGCCGCGGCGCTTGTCGCTGGTGGCCGTGGCATCTCCGCGCAGAACGTGACGCTCGATCGCGGCGCGGCGGCGCTCGGCTCCACGCTCGCGGGCGTCGGCACCACGGGCCGCGTGCTCACCATCGCCGCGCACCCCGACGACGAGGACACGCCGATCATCGCGTGGCTCGCCAAGGGTCGTCACGTGGAAACGGCGTATCTATCGCTCACGCGTGGCGACGGCGGGCAGAATCTGCTGGGCAACGAACTGGGCGAAGCACTCGGCGCCATTCGCACGCAGGAGCTGCTGTCGGCGCGCCGCATTGATGGTGGCAAGCAGTACTTCACGCGCGCGTATGACTTCGGCTTCAGCAAGAACGCCGAAGAGACGTACTCGCACTGGCCCAAGGATTCCATTCTCGGCGACGTCGTGCGCGTGGTACGCGCGTTCCGGCCGCATGTCATGGTGGCGTTCTTCAGTGGCACGCCGCGCGATGGACACGGGCATCACCAAGTGTCGGGCTTGCTGGCGCGCGAAGCGTACGATCTGGCCGCCGACACGGTGCGCTTTCCGGTGAAGGGCTTCGGTTTGCCGTGGATGCCGCAGAAGTTCTATCGCAGCGCGCGACAGGCCCCTGATTCGGCGACGCTGCGCGTGAACGTGGGTGAATACGACCCACTATTGGGACGGAGTTACTACGAGATCGCGGCCGAGAGTCGCTCGCAGCACAAGAGCCAAGGATTCGGCGTGCTCCAGCGGAAGGGCACGATTCTGGGTTTCTTGTCGCGCGAAACGTCGCGCGTGGGGCCGGAGAACGCGCGCAGCGAGCAGTCGTTGTTCGATGGCGTCGACACCACGTGGACG
This genomic interval carries:
- a CDS encoding PIG-L family deacetylase, whose protein sequence is MMMSAAAIAAALVAGGRGISAQNVTLDRGAAALGSTLAGVGTTGRVLTIAAHPDDEDTPIIAWLAKGRHVETAYLSLTRGDGGQNLLGNELGEALGAIRTQELLSARRIDGGKQYFTRAYDFGFSKNAEETYSHWPKDSILGDVVRVVRAFRPHVMVAFFSGTPRDGHGHHQVSGLLAREAYDLAADTVRFPVKGFGLPWMPQKFYRSARQAPDSATLRVNVGEYDPLLGRSYYEIAAESRSQHKSQGFGVLQRKGTILGFLSRETSRVGPENARSEQSLFDGVDTTWTALRNTLPSTVQPVLDSALRTIASARTAYRADDPSPIVAPLAQALRQLRTVRSASGSGPG